A part of Oncorhynchus gorbuscha isolate QuinsamMale2020 ecotype Even-year linkage group LG09, OgorEven_v1.0, whole genome shotgun sequence genomic DNA contains:
- the LOC124044044 gene encoding 60S ribosomal protein L31, whose amino-acid sequence MAPNKKGGEKKKGRSAINEVVTREYTVNIHKRIHGVSFKRRAPRALKEIRKFAMKEMGTPDVRIDTRLNKAVWTKGVRNVPYRMRVRLSRKRNEDEDSPNKLYTLVTYVPVTTYKGLQTVNVDEN is encoded by the exons ATGGCGCCAAACAAGAAGGGCGGTGAGAAAAAGAAGGGGCGTTCTGCCATCAACGAGGTTGTGACCAGGGAGTACACCGTCAACATCCACAAGCGCATACATGGCGT GTCCTTCAAGAGGAGGGCACCTCGTGCTCTCAAGGAGATCCGCAAGTTCGCCATGAAGGAGATGGGAACCCCTGATGTACGCATCGACACTCGCCTGAACAAGGCTGTATGGACCAAGGGTGTGAG GAATGTCCCATACCGTATGCGCGTGCGCCTGTCAAGGAAACGCAATGAAGACGAGGACTCTCCCAACAAACTGTACACCCTCGTCACATACGTTCCTGTCACAACATACAAAG GTCTGCAGACGGTCAATGTGGATGAGAACTAA